The following are from one region of the Acipenser ruthenus chromosome 19, fAciRut3.2 maternal haplotype, whole genome shotgun sequence genome:
- the spire2 gene encoding protein spire homolog 2 isoform X2 has protein sequence MANGDSEGGSSGTADEGYSGQEEEEEPETEGPPRTVRSFHQVMAVCAARLSNPSEAHTHYQAVCRALFVETLELQTFLIQIKNAKEMLNKIREEEKPEAGPTAELDKLRHTDWARLWVQLMRDLRNGVKLKKVQEQQFDPLPTEFELTPFEMLMQDIRAHNFKLRKVTVDSSITTRVKKDAHELILDFIRSRPPLKPASERRLRPLPEKERTLHEKILAGIKQERKLRPVESPCQNRRNFGSLPCIVQAYSSDVMSTSCIDLSMPEGAARAPPQRPRVLLKAPTLAEMDELNISEEEESPNGDMKRVESSPVPLKRNHSFSERDLVQLQSEMAQSQSASAHFAGRGERPRSGSVGLSSRDAIHYRASSPAGGLAAKRSVAFSPGRGSLSSVEERSERDGSSLSKHSSTNQWMEEFSHPVESLALTIEEVITVRKVLVKAEMEKFLQDRELCNNLKKGKVCCCCRVKFPLFSWPSSCLFCKRNVCGSCSVKMKIPSKKLAHIPVYAMGFESTGGRHSKKHDVYQSLRSLSCRSVEEEFPHLYANGCSLKDICTECTKFVGDVITSSRKSLDILNTTPRKAQSLRVPVGRSAKYK, from the exons ATGGCCAACGGGGATAGCGAGGGGGGCAGCAGCGGCACGGCAGACGAGGGCTACAGTGggcaggaggaagaggaggagccggAGACAGAGGGCCCGCCCCGCACCGTGCGCTCCTTCCACCAGgtgatggcagtgtgtgctgcCCGACTCTCCAACCCCTCTGAGGCCCACACCCACTACCAGGCAGTCTGCCGAGCTCTCTTCGTGGAGACCTTGGAGCTCCAGACCTTCCTCATCCAGATCAAGAACGCCAAGGAG ATGCTGAACAAGATCCGAGAGGAGGAGAAACCTGAAGCGGGACCCACAGCCGAGTTAGACAAGCTCAGGCACACAGACTGG GCACGGCTCTGGGTGCAGTTGATGCGAGACCTGCGGAATGGTGTCAAGCTGAAGAAGGTCCAGGAGCAGCAGTTTGACCCGCTGCCTACCGAGTTTGAGCTCACCCCCTTCGAGATGCTCATGCAAGACATCCGCGCCCACAACTTCAAACTGCGCAAGGTCACG GTTGACAGCAGCATCACAACACGGGTAAAGAAGGATGCTCATGAACTCATCCTGGATTTTATCAGATCTCGACCTCCATTAAAACCG GCATCTGAAAGGAGACTTCGGCCACTGCCTGAGAAGGAGCGCACCCTCCATGAGAAAATCCTGGCAGGAATCAAGCAAGAGAGGAAGCTGCGACCAGTGGAGTCCCCCTGCCAGAACAGGAGAA ACTTTGGCTCCCTGCCCTGCATTGTCCAGGCCTACTCCAGTGATGTGATGTCCACCTCTTGCATTGACCTCTCCATGCCAGAGGGTGCTGCCAGAGCCCCACCGCAACGCCCTCGGGTCCTGCTCAAGGCACCGACCCTGGCTGAGATGGACGAGTTGAATATCTCTGAG GAAGAAGAGTCTCCGAATGGGGACATGAAGAGGGTGGAGAGTTCGCCGGTGCCTCTGAAGCGCAACCACTCCTTCTCTGAGCGAGACCTGGTCCAGCTGCAGAGCGAGATGGCACAGTCACAGTCTGCGTCGGCACACTTTgctgggagaggggagcggcCGCGCTCTGGAAGTGTGGGCCTCTCATCCAGGGATGCGATTCACTATAGGG CTTCTTCCCCTGCTGGGGGTCTGGCAGCCAAGAGGTCAGTGGCGTTCTCCCCTGGGAGAGGCTCACTTAGCTCAGtggaggagaggtcagagagaGACGGCAGCTCTTTGTCCAAACACAGCTCCACGAACCAGTGGATG GAAGAGTTCAGCCATCCTGTGGAGAGTCTTGCTCTGACCATAGAGGAGGTGATCACCGTGCGCAAGGTGTTGGTGAAAGCTGAAATGGAAAAGTTCCTTCAGGACCGGGAGCTGTGCAATAACCTGAAGAAGGGAAAG GTTTGTTGCTGCTGTCGAGTGAAGTTCCCATTGTTTTCATGGCCGTCGAGTTGCCTCTTCTGCAAAAG AAATGTGTGTGGATCATGCAGTGTAAAG ATGAAGATCCCTTCAAAGAAGCTGGCACACATACCTGTTTATGCCATGGGTTTTGAGAGCACTGGAGGCCGTCACTCCAAGAAGCATGATGTCTATCA GTCTCTAAGGAGTCTGAGCTGCCGGTCGGTTGAAGAGGAGTTCCCTCATCTCTATGCCAACGGCTGCAGTCTGAAGGATATCTGCACTGAGTGCACCAAGTTTGTCGGTGATGTCATCACCTCGAGCCGGAAGAGTTTGGACATTCTGAACACCACACCCAGAAAAGCCCAATCCCTGCGTGTCCCTGTTGGCAGGTCTGCAAAGTATAAATAA